The Flammeovirga yaeyamensis genome segment AATCAAGCATTCTCCAGAAGTAATCATCATTGTGGTATCTAACCCAATGGATACAATGACTTACTTAGCTGCAAAAGCAACAGGTCTTCCTAAGAACAGAATCATCGGTATGGGTGGTGCTTTAGATAGTGCTCGTTTCAAGTACCGTTTGGCTGAAGCTTTAGATTGTCCTCAATCTGACGTATCAGGTATGGTAATCGGTGGTCACTCTGACGTAGGAATGGTTCCATTGATCGAAAAAGCAACTCGTAATTCTGTTCCTGTATCTGAGTTCTTATCTGAAGAGCAAAAAGCAGGTATCGTAGAAGCGACTAAAGTAGGTGGTGCTACGTTGACTAAATTATTAGGTACTTCAGCTTGGTATGCTCCAGGTGCTGCAGTTTCTGAATTAGTTAAAGCAATCGCTTTGGATTCTAAGAAAATGTTCCCTTGTTCAGCACTTCTTGAAGGTGAATATGGTTTGAACGATCTTTGTATTGGTGTACCAGTATTGATTGGTAAAAACGGTATCGAGAAAATCGTTGAAATCGAGCTTTCAGAAGACGAAAAAGCAAAATTAGTAACATCTGCTGAGGGTGTTTCTAAAACAAATGGTCTGCTTGAAGTTGAAGCATAGGAAATAATATACATTTCAATATTGGAAGCCACTCAGTTTTGAGTGGCTTCTTTTTTTTGCTCTCCAATTAAAAATTTATAATAATCAGTTACTTTTTAATTGAAATAAGTAAATTTGATGTCTTTAAAAGGAATAATAGTTCATTCTCTATGATGGATATTTTTATCTTTTAATTGAGAAGTATTTGAATCAGTGATCTTTACATAATTATATATGAAAATTGGAATTGTTGGTGGAGGCATATCTGGCTTAACAGCTGCTTTTTATTTACAGAAAAAAGGGTACGACTGTACCGTTTTGGAAAAAAATAATGTAGCAGGAGGATGTATTTCCACTGAACAAAAAGATGGGAGAATTTATGAAAATGGACCCAACTCTCTACTCTTTACATCTAAACATTTAAAGTTTATAGAAGAAGTCGGTTTTTTAGATGAATTAATCGAAGCTGAAGCTGTAAATAAAGATAGATTCATACTTAAAAATGGTAAGTATCATGTACTTCCATCAGGACCTCAAAATTTCTTCTCTAACAAGTTTTTTTCTGGTAAAACCAAATGGAAGATAATCACAGAATATTTCAGAAAAAATCAAGCAGCATCGGATAAAGAGACAGTATATGATTTCTTTCTAAGAAGGTTCAACAAAGAAATATGTGACTATGCCTTGGATCCATTTGTTTCCGGTATTTATGCCGGAGATCCTAAGAAATTAGCCATTAAAGCCTCTTTTCCATCACTCTATGAAGCAGAACATAAACATGGTTCGATTATCAAAGGGATGATAAAGAAAAGAAAAGAGAACAAAGAAAATGGTGTACCAACTGAAAGAAGAACCGCTTACAGTTTTAAGGAAGGTAATTTCTCTTTTATCAAAAAGTTGGCTGATCAGGTGAATATTAAATCCTCATTTACTGTAAAAAATATACTGAAAGAGGAGCAGTATTTTACTATAGAAGGTGAATCAGAAACTTTACAATTCGATCATGTAGTCATTGCATCAGATATTTATTCAAGTAGTTCTTTCTTGAAAGGATTGTTACCAACTGTGGCGAATAAGATCGAAAATATTGTAGCTCCACCAATGTGTGTCGTTCACAGTGTTTATAGTAAAGATGCAGTGAAAAATGCTCCAATTGGTTTTGGAGGATTAAATCCACGATTAGAAAAAACATTTACTGCTGGTTCGATTTGGACTTCATGTATATTTCCAAATAGAACACCACAAGGAGAAGCTATGATCACTTCTTTTGTTGGAGGGATGCAAAATCCTGAAAAAACAAACTTGTCAGAAGATGAGTTAAAAGAAGGAGTAGCACATGAGCTGAATTCAACACTCAATATTGAAGGTCAACCTATTTATCAGAAAGTATTTAAATGGGAAAAGGCAATTCCTCAGTATTCTTATGATATAGTAGAATTATGGGAAGAAATGAACAAAAACGAAATAGATGGACTTCATTTCACAACCAATTGGAAAGGAGGTATTGCAGTGCCAGAATGTATTGATCAGGCAATAGCTTTATCAGAAAACATCTAGTTGATATATTTTTTCATTCAAAAATGATGAATTTTATCTTTGAATGATATACATAATATTTTTAATTCTATTTTTGCGATGAGTAATACTTATCAGATATTTAACTTATAGAATCTAAACATAAACGATATGAAATTTTTTATTGACACAGCTAATTTAGACGAAATCAAGGAAGCATACGCTATGGGCGTATTGGACGGTGTAACAACTAATCCGTCTTTGATGGCTAAAGTTGGAGTGAAGGGAAAGGAAGCTGTTCATGCTCACTATAAAGCAATTTGTGACATTGTTGATGCTAACGTAAGTGCAGAGGTATTGTCAACAACCTATGAGGAGATGATCAAAGAAGGTGAGGAGTTGGCAGCAATTGATCATAAGATTGTTGTAAAAGTACCTATGATCGAGGATGGAGTAAAAGCTATTAAATATTTTTCTAGCAAAGGTATTGATACAAACTGTACGCTTATTTTCTCAGCAGGTCAGGCCTTGTTAGCTGCGAAAGCTGGAGCAACTTATGTATCTCCATTTATTGGTAGATTAGATGATGTTTCTACAGACGGTATGCAATTAGTAGAAGATATCGTAACAATTTATGAAAACTACGGTTTCGGTACTCAAGTACTAGCTGCTTCTGTACGTCACCCAATGCATATTATGCAGTGTGCTGCTATTGGTGCAGACGTTGCCACTTGTCCTTTGACAGCAATCAAAGCACTATTGAATCACCCTTTAACTGATAAAGGTTTGGCTCAATTTGTAGCTGATGCTAAAAAAATGGAAGAATAAAAATTAATAGAGGTTGTTTTGTACACAGATGAGACAACCTCTTTCTTATATGCTCTTTTATTTTCAGTATTTCAGAAAAAAATTAAGGGTAATCATCAATTACTATGTATATTATCAAAGTAAAGGGTAAAGCAAAAATCCCTAATTATATCCAACTAAGAGACGAAAACTTTGTGTTGATCGCTTATTTTAGAGCGGATAGGCCTCTTTCAAAATTAGAAAAATATGGTCTTGAAGGTAAAGAGGAAGCACTTAAAAAAGTAATTGATCATCTTGAGTTTGGTAAAATTCAGAAATTAGAAATTTAATCTTAATGAATTCAGTAGTTAGTTTAAGAGATGTAAAGCTCAGTTTTGATGGAGCCGTAGTATTAAAAGATATCAGTATTGATATCGCTTCTGGAGAGTTCGTATACTTATTAGGACCTACAGGAAGTGGTAAATCATCTTTATTAAGACTATTGTATGCAGATCAAAAACCTACTGATGGAGTAATTAAGGTAAATGGATTTCAAGTGGATGAAATCAAAGATAAAGAGGTTCCTTTCTTAAGAAGATCATTAGGGGTAATCTTTCAAGATTTTGAATTACTTACGGACAGATCTGTAGAAGATAACCTTGAGTTTGTGATGAAAGCGACAGGCTGGAAATCAGCAGCTCAGATAAATCAGAAAATTGATGAAGTACTTGAGAAAGTACATTTGTCAAAAATATCCAGACAAAAGATGCCCCACCAATTATCAGGTGGTGAGCAACAAAGAGTAGCCATTGCTAGAGCTTTGATCAACAATCCAAAAGTACTTATTGCAGATGAACCTACAGGAAACTTAGATCCGAAAGTATCCAGGTCAATTCTTCAATTATTTAAAGAAATCAATTCAGACGGTACTTGTGTGATCATGGCAACACATCAACATTCATTTTTAAGATTAAATCCTGAACGTTCAATCGTTTTTGAAAAAGGATCGATCAAAGATATTTCAAAAAAACAGGTACAACAGAAATTAGACCTAAATCAAGCCTAATGAATTTTACTTCTATACTAGCCGTTTTAAATAATCGTTGTCCTTCTTGTCGAGAAAAAAGTATCTTTACTAATGCCGCTTACTCGACATCATTCCATAAAGTACATAAGAGATGTCCCAACTGTAATGCTAATCTCGTTCCTGAAACGGGATTTTATTATGGAGCAATGTATGTAAGTTACGCTATTAATACAGCCATCATTTTAGGTGTAATGTTTGTATTTACCGTATTACTTGATATTGATGATGTAAGTATTTTATTAGCAGCAGCAATTGGACCTATGATTGTTTTTATGCCTTTGATATTTAGACTGTCAAGATCCATTTATTTACATCTCGTAGGAGGGATAAAATATCAAGGAAAAAAATAAAGGTTGCCGAAGCAACCTTATTTTCTTTATGGGATTTTCTTTTTCTTTACTCTTCCTCCATTATTTTCTGGAGCTTTTATTTTTAGTTTCTCAGATTTTGAAGCACCATTTATTGTAAATCGAATTGTATATTCACCTTCATCGAGGTAGTAATTGCCATTTTGCTTTTCAGCTAATTGATATTTCTTTTTGTACTGTTTCTGATAAATCTCTTTATATTCTTTTCCTACTTCGAAATTATATTTGATATAGTTAATTCCCTTATCAACAGTGGATGTCTGAGTGAATATCACTTTATCTTTAATTAGAACTTCCATCTTCATTTCCCCATTTGATGAAACAAAAACAGGAATGTCAATAGTCGATTCAATAGGAACACCCCATTCAAAATAACCTTCAATCTGACCCCATTTTTTATTTAAAGTTTCTTCTTTTAGAGGATAGGTAATAATCGCCTTCTCAAAATCTTTTGATGAGAGATTTTGGATGTTGTCTAATTTTCCAACATAAATACTTCGACCATGAGTACCAACAATGATTTCATTATCTCTAGGGTGAATAGCTAGATCGTGAATGGCCACTCTAGGTAAATCACCAAGTACCATAAAACTTTTTCCAGTATCAAATGATATGTAAAGGCCATGATCAGTTCCAACATAAAGTACTTCTTTATTGTTAGGATCCTCTTTGATGACATTTATTGATTCGGCAGGTAAATCACCAAGTTTACTCCATGAATCACCTTTATTTGTAGAAACATATAAATAGCTATTGAAATCATCATTTCTGTAGCCATTTAATGATACATAAACGGTATTCACATCATACTTTGAAGCTATGACTCTACTTACCCATAGATTTTTAGGTAAACCTTTAGAAATAGCTTTCCAAGAAGCACCAACATTTTCAGAGATGCTTACTATCCCGTCATCAGAACCTGTATAAATAAGACCGAATTGAATAGGGGATTCAGAAATTGTAGTCAATGTACCAAAAGGAACATTTCCTTGAATTCCACCATTCGTTAAATCATTAGAAACAGCTTCAAAACTTTCTCCTTGGTTTAAAGAACGGTGTAGGCGATTAGACCCAAAGTAAATTACGTCGTAATTGTGCTTAGAAACGACGATAGGAGACTGCCAATTCCATCGTAAGGGTTTCTCACTTAAAGTATGTTTGGGGGTGATGTAGGACATTTTACCAGATTTCTGATTGATCTTGTAATAATTCCCAAATTGATAACCTGTGTAGATAATATTATTATCTCTTTCGTCTACACCAATTTGCATACCGTCACCACCCATTACTGATTGGAATGGATATTTACCATTGTATTGCCAACCTCTACTAATTTCAGTTTTAGAAGAACCAACCCAGACACCATTATCTTGTAGACCTCCATAAATATTATATGGTTCAGCCATATCGTAATTTATTGAGTAAAACTGTCCAACAGGGAAACTATTACATTTAAAGTAATTCTGACCTCCATCAAATGATATGTTGACACCACCGTCGTTACCAAGAATAATATGATCCGTATTGTTGGGGTTAATCCAAAGTGCATGATGATCCACATGTACATTATCATCACCTAAATCTTTCCAAGTTTTTCCTCCATCAGTAGAACCTAAGAAAGGAACACCCAAAATATAAATTCTATTATCGTCTTTTGGATCTATTCTAATATTTCCAAAATAATAGCCAAAGGTATACACCACACGGTCCAAATAATTATCGTGTGTTTTCTTCCATGATAGACCGCCATCTTCAGAAACATATACTTCAGCACCTTTTACTTCTGTATTGAATAAATCTTCCTCAGCATCACCTAAATAATCTACTAAAGCTTTAGGAGAATATTTTTCATTCTTGATATCAGATTTTATGGATTCAGCATTGTACTGTTTAGGGAAATTATAATGATCAAGATATTCATTGATATCATCATCAGATAATTTTGAAAAAGCATCATTACTCATTTCATTTAACTGATTGAAATGAAGAGCAATTTCTTTTTTTTCAACATCCTCCTTAGCATCTTGATTATCTAAAAAAGCATATAGTTTATCAGAATTTTGTGATGATATTCCTAAGCCAATACGTCCAACACCATCACTATCAGGAAAACCTGTATTACCGACTGTTAATCTCTTCCAGGTTTCACCACCATCAACAGATTTATAAATTCCAGATTCTTTACCTGAGGCTTTGAAATTCCATGCATTTCTATGTCTTTCCCAAGCTGATGCATATAAAATATCAGGGTTTTTAGGGTCAATGATAAGATCAATTACACCAGTACTATCAGAGACAAATAAGGTTTTACTCCAAGTAGCACCTCCATCAGTTGATTTATAGACTCCACGATGATCATCTTTAGAATATAAATTACCAATTGATGCGACCCAAAGTGTATTGTCATTTTTAGGATGAAGAACGATTCGTCCAATATGTTGTGTATTTTCTAAACCTATATGATTCCAAGTTTGCCCTTTGTCATTCGACTTGTATAAACCATTACCTGCATAACTCGATCTTGATGAGTTGTTTTCACCAGTTCCAATGTAAATCGAGTTGTTTTCCCAATTAACCGCAATATCACCAATAGTCATGGATGCTTCGTCTTGAAACAATGGTGTGAATTTCACTCCATTCGAATTTGTATACCATAGACCACCTGAGGCAAAGGCACTATAAAATTCATTTGGATTGTTAGGGTTTGCATCAATATCAGTAACACGGCCACTCATTATTGTTGGGCCTACATTCCTAAATGGTACGTTCTTGAAAAAGGATTTGTCTTTATTGTTTTGATACTGAGCAAAAGCTTCATTTCTATCAACCTTCTTTTGGGAAAATGAATAGAATGGAAGTAAAGTAATAATTGAAATTAGAAAGAAATTTTTCATTAATATGTTTATTATAGTTGTGTTCTATCTTTGAAGTGGTAGGTTATACCAAATACTAAATTGAATTGGAGATAGGTTGCTTTTGTATTATAATTAATGTCTCCGATTTCTTGATATGGACGAGCAGTTAAATTGACCAATTGAGGGTCTCCTTTTGAAAAACCCATATCAGCTACAATTCCGGCAATCACATTAAACCTTGGGCCAAACCACTCAATGCCGGAAGATATATGATAAAGATCCCAATAATCGTAAGATAACAGATTTTCGGAAGTTGGGTTGATCTTATTTTGGTCTAGGTTATTGAAATCTGTTCTAAAACCTGATAACAAATTTATCTTTTCAAAAAGTTTGTTTTTAAATCCGAAGGCAAGATTCACTAACTGTTTATTGGCTGCATAATATTGACCAAAGCTTTCATCTTGAGGTCTAAACATGGATTGTTCAGCTTTCATTTCGAAAATTCCATATTTATTGATAGGTCCAAAATAACCAACTCTCAACGAGATTTCAGAATTTCTTGTGTGATAACCAATATTAATATCAGCTGTAAAAGGATGTTTGTACTTACTAAAAATCTTTTCTTGTGAAGAAATTGTTTTGTGAACTTCGCCTTGGTCATTTTTAGTTTCTAATGTTCTTATCAAACTAGACTTTGATAAAAATGGTAATCTAATATCTTGTGTTTCAAAATTAAAACCAAGGTTGAGATTTTCATTAACTAACCATGCAACACCTAATTTCCATAAAATAGAAACTTGATTAAATCGCACATTTTTATAATCAACATGATAGTTAGTTACCTCGTTGTTTACACCCCAAGTTTGATTGATATTGTTAGTGATCTGTGCATTCTTTATATCAACAAAACTTGTGATACCAACGCCTAACTTTTCATTTAATCGAAATGTAGTTCCTATGGCAAAACGATCATTCCGAAGTACAGTTTTATAGTTAAAGTAACCCTCGTATATTTCTCCAGTTTCAGGTATAAATGCTGTATTTGAAGAAGTATACTCAGCACGATTATTCAATAGATTAATAATGGCATAAGTGACTTTGAAATTTTTCTTGTCATATTTAAAAGCTGTACCGGCAACCATTTGAGGTTTGGTGTCCATTGTATTCATTTTAATATGCACACCTTCGCCCGCACCGTTTGCTATATCTACAACAGTATAACCAATCAAGTCTGAAGTAAAAGATACATTCGGAGTTTCTGTAAAAGCTAAGGCACCAGGATTGTAGAAAATTGCACTGTTATCATTCACACCTGAAGCTAAAGATCCTCCTAAAAGGTTGCCATTAGCTCCTTGTTGCTGTTGCCAATAAAAATTTCCTTGAGAGTAACTAAGAAATGGAGTAATAAATAGGAGTAGAGTAAATAATTGCTGTCTCATAAAGACAATGTAGTTTTTTAGTTAAAAAAAGCCATCATTTCTGATGGCTTTTTCTTTATTTCTAAAACCTTATTTAGTTGGATAAGGTCTTGCAACTTCACCTGTATAGATTTGGCGAGGTCTAGAAATTGGTTGATTAAGATTTCTAGATTCTTTCCATTGTGCAATCCAACCTGGAAGACGACCAAGAGCAAACAATACTGTAAACATTTCAGTAGGGAAGCCCATCGCTTTATAAATAATTCCAGAGTAGAAATCAACGTTAGGGTAAAGTTTTCTAGCTTTGAAGTACTCGTCGTTCAATGCTTTTTCTTCTAAACCTTTTGCGATTTCTAATAGAGGATCGTTGATACCTAATTTTTCAAGAACTGCATCAGCATGCTTTTTGATGATCTTTGCTCTTGGATCAAAGTTTTTGTAAACTCTGTGACCAAAGCCCATTAAACGGAATGGATCATTAGGATCTTTTGCTTTGTCGATAAATTTATCAACATCACCACCGCTAGCGTGAATGTCTTCTAACATTTCGATTACTGCTTGGTTAGCACCACCGTGAAGTGGTCCCCAAAGTGCGTTAATACCTGCTGCGATAGCTACATATAAAGAAGCTTGAGAAGAACCAACTACTCTTACAGTTGCAGCTGAACAGTTTTGCTCGTGGTCTGCATGAAGAATTAATAGTTTATCCAAAGCGTCTACTAAGATAGGGTCAATCTCATAATCTTCAACAGGAAGACCAAACATCATTTTCATGAAGTTTTCGATATAACCTAATTTATTTTCTGGATACATTAGAGGGTGACCAATACTCTTCTTGTACACCCATGATGCTAGTGTAGGTAATTTTGCAATCAAACGGTGGATTGTTAAATCAACCATTTTAGGATCTCTGTTTGGATCCAACGATTCCGGGTGGAATGCAGTCAATGAAGTAACCAAAGAAGATAAAACACCCATTGGATGTGCATCTGCTGGGAAACCATCAAAGATCTTTCTTACATTCTCATGAACTAATGTGTGACGAGAAATGTCGTGTTTAAACTGCTCAAATTCTTGGGCTGTTGGTAATTCGCCATTGATAAGTAAGTAAGCTACTTCTGAGAAAGTAGAATGCTCACATAAATCTTCAATCGAATAGCCTCTGTATCTTAAGATACCTTTTTCTCCGTCTAAGAAAGTGACATCACTTGTAGTCGAACCAGTGTTCTTAAATCCTACGTCTAAAGTGATCAATCCACTTGTCGCTCTTAGTTTACTAATATCTACTCCTAGCTCATCCTCTGAGCCCTTAACTACTGGTAAATCGTAAGTATTACCCTGGTAAGTTAATTGCGCTGTGTTTTCACTCATGTTTTTTTCTGACTTTGTTTGAGGTTTGTTGTGGTCAAGTTCTACTTCTTGCATTTTGGTGTTAATTAATTTGTTCGCACGTGTAAAATAATCGCCTCATGGGTCGCTCCATTGATTTGAGTGCCTAAATATATCTTAATAATAGTTTTTAAACAAAAAAATGGGGTGTTTTTGACATTGTTAGATTAAGAAATGATTAATTATCAAGGAAAAATAATTTTGTTGATAGAAATGACATTTGTCATAATCATACTTGATAAAAATTAGCATTTCTAAATTTTTGTTATTGATTTTACTTTTTTATTACTTTTTTTTTTGAACTTTAATAATGTTTGTGATAAGTTGTTTCGCGCGGGAGGAAAACCTCTTTATTTCGCAAATGAAAAATAGAAGACTAATAGTGTAATATAAATATATATGTCAAGAAACCTTTTAATTGTCGAGTCACCTGCAAAGGCAAAGACAATAGAAAAATACTTAGGCGAAGGATATACAGTAAGATCAAGCTACGGACACGTTCGAGATTTAAAGAAAGGTAACGATGCCATTGATGTTGAAAAAGACTTTTTGCCCATTTATGAAGTACAGTCTGATAAAAAAGATGTAATTCGTGAGCTTAAAAAATTAACTAAGGAAGCAGAAACTGTATGGTTAGCGACCGATGATGACCGCGAGGGGGAGGCTATTTCTTGGCATTTACAAGAGGCACTCAATTTAAAAAATAAAGACACTAAAAGAATTGTCTTTAGGGAAATTACTAAAACTGCGATTCAATCTGCGATACAAAAGCCTCGTACTATTGATATTGATTTAGTTAATGCTCAACAAGCTAGAAGAATTCTTGACCGTTTAGTAGGTTTTGAATTATCTCCAGTACTTTGGAAAAAAATTCAAAGAGGCCTTTCAGCAGGTAGAGTTCAAAGTGTAGCCGCTCGTCTCGTTGTTGAAAGAGAAAGAGAAATAGAAGGCTTTAAACCAAAAGACTATTATAGAGTAGTTGCTAATTTTGATTTAGGTAATAATAAATCATTAGAAGCTGAGCTGAATACAAAGTTTAATACTAAGGAAGAAGCAGAGAAATTTTTAAATGATTGCTTGGGTGATGATTTCAAAATTTCTGATATCAAAACACGTCCAGGTAAAAAATCTCCGGCACCTCCATTTACTACTTCCACTTTACAACAGGAAGCGAGTAGAAAACTAGGTTACTCAGTGGCTTCTACTATGTCTATTGCTCAACGATTATATGAAGCTGGACATATTACTTATATGCGTACCGATTCATTAAATCTATCTCAAGAAGCTATTCAATCAGCTACAGAAGAGATTGCAAATGTTTATGGTGATGCATATGTTCAAGAAAGACATTTCAAAACTTCTAATAAAGGAGCACAAGAAGCTCACGAAGCCATTAGACCTACTAATTTTAAAAACCACAAATTAAAATTAGAAGATAATAGAGAGGCTAGATTATATGATTTGATCTGGAAACGTGCAGTTGCTTCTCAAATGTCTGATGCTCAATTAGAAAGGACTACTGCAGAAATTACTACTCCAAAAAGAACTGAGAAGTTTACCGCTAAAGGGGAAGTAATTAAGTTTGAAGGTTTCTTAAAGGCATATATCGAATCGAATGACGATGATGATATTGAAGAGGATGAAACTACAAAAGGTATGTTACCTCCTTTGAATGTTGGTCAAGATTTGCCTATCAATGTAATTAATGCTACTCAAAGATTTACTAGACCAGCTGCTAGATATACTGAAGCAAGCTTAGTAAAAACTTTGGAAGAAAAAGGGATTGGTCGTCCATCAACTTATGCTCCTACAATTTCAACTATTCAAAAAAGAGAATATGTGATTAAGGAAGCTAGAGATGGAAAAGAAAGAGCTTATAATCAATTAACTCTTTCAGCTGGCGAAATCGTAAGCAAGGACCTTAACGAAACTTATGGTGCTGAAAAAGGAAAGTTATTCCCTACAAATA includes the following:
- the mdh gene encoding malate dehydrogenase, with product MKVTVVGAGAVGASCAEYIAIKDFADEIVLVDIKEGFAEGKAMDLMQTASLNGFDSTITGVTNDYAATAGSDVAVITSGIPRKPGMTREELITTNANIVKTVAENLIKHSPEVIIIVVSNPMDTMTYLAAKATGLPKNRIIGMGGALDSARFKYRLAEALDCPQSDVSGMVIGGHSDVGMVPLIEKATRNSVPVSEFLSEEQKAGIVEATKVGGATLTKLLGTSAWYAPGAAVSELVKAIALDSKKMFPCSALLEGEYGLNDLCIGVPVLIGKNGIEKIVEIELSEDEKAKLVTSAEGVSKTNGLLEVEA
- a CDS encoding DUF983 domain-containing protein; the protein is MNFTSILAVLNNRCPSCREKSIFTNAAYSTSFHKVHKRCPNCNANLVPETGFYYGAMYVSYAINTAIILGVMFVFTVLLDIDDVSILLAAAIGPMIVFMPLIFRLSRSIYLHLVGGIKYQGKK
- a CDS encoding WD40/YVTN/BNR-like repeat-containing protein, whose product is MKNFFLISIITLLPFYSFSQKKVDRNEAFAQYQNNKDKSFFKNVPFRNVGPTIMSGRVTDIDANPNNPNEFYSAFASGGLWYTNSNGVKFTPLFQDEASMTIGDIAVNWENNSIYIGTGENNSSRSSYAGNGLYKSNDKGQTWNHIGLENTQHIGRIVLHPKNDNTLWVASIGNLYSKDDHRGVYKSTDGGATWSKTLFVSDSTGVIDLIIDPKNPDILYASAWERHRNAWNFKASGKESGIYKSVDGGETWKRLTVGNTGFPDSDGVGRIGLGISSQNSDKLYAFLDNQDAKEDVEKKEIALHFNQLNEMSNDAFSKLSDDDINEYLDHYNFPKQYNAESIKSDIKNEKYSPKALVDYLGDAEEDLFNTEVKGAEVYVSEDGGLSWKKTHDNYLDRVVYTFGYYFGNIRIDPKDDNRIYILGVPFLGSTDGGKTWKDLGDDNVHVDHHALWINPNNTDHIILGNDGGVNISFDGGQNYFKCNSFPVGQFYSINYDMAEPYNIYGGLQDNGVWVGSSKTEISRGWQYNGKYPFQSVMGGDGMQIGVDERDNNIIYTGYQFGNYYKINQKSGKMSYITPKHTLSEKPLRWNWQSPIVVSKHNYDVIYFGSNRLHRSLNQGESFEAVSNDLTNGGIQGNVPFGTLTTISESPIQFGLIYTGSDDGIVSISENVGASWKAISKGLPKNLWVSRVIASKYDVNTVYVSLNGYRNDDFNSYLYVSTNKGDSWSKLGDLPAESINVIKEDPNNKEVLYVGTDHGLYISFDTGKSFMVLGDLPRVAIHDLAIHPRDNEIIVGTHGRSIYVGKLDNIQNLSSKDFEKAIITYPLKEETLNKKWGQIEGYFEWGVPIESTIDIPVFVSSNGEMKMEVLIKDKVIFTQTSTVDKGINYIKYNFEVGKEYKEIYQKQYKKKYQLAEKQNGNYYLDEGEYTIRFTINGASKSEKLKIKAPENNGGRVKKKKIP
- a CDS encoding fructose-6-phosphate aldolase, producing MYIIKVKGKAKIPNYIQLRDENFVLIAYFRADRPLSKLEKYGLEGKEEALKKVIDHLEFGKIQKLEI
- a CDS encoding cell division ATP-binding protein FtsE, with amino-acid sequence MNSVVSLRDVKLSFDGAVVLKDISIDIASGEFVYLLGPTGSGKSSLLRLLYADQKPTDGVIKVNGFQVDEIKDKEVPFLRRSLGVIFQDFELLTDRSVEDNLEFVMKATGWKSAAQINQKIDEVLEKVHLSKISRQKMPHQLSGGEQQRVAIARALINNPKVLIADEPTGNLDPKVSRSILQLFKEINSDGTCVIMATHQHSFLRLNPERSIVFEKGSIKDISKKQVQQKLDLNQA
- the hemG gene encoding protoporphyrinogen oxidase, whose amino-acid sequence is MKIGIVGGGISGLTAAFYLQKKGYDCTVLEKNNVAGGCISTEQKDGRIYENGPNSLLFTSKHLKFIEEVGFLDELIEAEAVNKDRFILKNGKYHVLPSGPQNFFSNKFFSGKTKWKIITEYFRKNQAASDKETVYDFFLRRFNKEICDYALDPFVSGIYAGDPKKLAIKASFPSLYEAEHKHGSIIKGMIKKRKENKENGVPTERRTAYSFKEGNFSFIKKLADQVNIKSSFTVKNILKEEQYFTIEGESETLQFDHVVIASDIYSSSSFLKGLLPTVANKIENIVAPPMCVVHSVYSKDAVKNAPIGFGGLNPRLEKTFTAGSIWTSCIFPNRTPQGEAMITSFVGGMQNPEKTNLSEDELKEGVAHELNSTLNIEGQPIYQKVFKWEKAIPQYSYDIVELWEEMNKNEIDGLHFTTNWKGGIAVPECIDQAIALSENI
- a CDS encoding citrate synthase, translated to MSENTAQLTYQGNTYDLPVVKGSEDELGVDISKLRATSGLITLDVGFKNTGSTTSDVTFLDGEKGILRYRGYSIEDLCEHSTFSEVAYLLINGELPTAQEFEQFKHDISRHTLVHENVRKIFDGFPADAHPMGVLSSLVTSLTAFHPESLDPNRDPKMVDLTIHRLIAKLPTLASWVYKKSIGHPLMYPENKLGYIENFMKMMFGLPVEDYEIDPILVDALDKLLILHADHEQNCSAATVRVVGSSQASLYVAIAAGINALWGPLHGGANQAVIEMLEDIHASGGDVDKFIDKAKDPNDPFRLMGFGHRVYKNFDPRAKIIKKHADAVLEKLGINDPLLEIAKGLEEKALNDEYFKARKLYPNVDFYSGIIYKAMGFPTEMFTVLFALGRLPGWIAQWKESRNLNQPISRPRQIYTGEVARPYPTK
- the fsa gene encoding fructose-6-phosphate aldolase, with the protein product MKFFIDTANLDEIKEAYAMGVLDGVTTNPSLMAKVGVKGKEAVHAHYKAICDIVDANVSAEVLSTTYEEMIKEGEELAAIDHKIVVKVPMIEDGVKAIKYFSSKGIDTNCTLIFSAGQALLAAKAGATYVSPFIGRLDDVSTDGMQLVEDIVTIYENYGFGTQVLAASVRHPMHIMQCAAIGADVATCPLTAIKALLNHPLTDKGLAQFVADAKKMEE
- a CDS encoding outer membrane protein transport protein, translating into MRQQLFTLLLFITPFLSYSQGNFYWQQQQGANGNLLGGSLASGVNDNSAIFYNPGALAFTETPNVSFTSDLIGYTVVDIANGAGEGVHIKMNTMDTKPQMVAGTAFKYDKKNFKVTYAIINLLNNRAEYTSSNTAFIPETGEIYEGYFNYKTVLRNDRFAIGTTFRLNEKLGVGITSFVDIKNAQITNNINQTWGVNNEVTNYHVDYKNVRFNQVSILWKLGVAWLVNENLNLGFNFETQDIRLPFLSKSSLIRTLETKNDQGEVHKTISSQEKIFSKYKHPFTADINIGYHTRNSEISLRVGYFGPINKYGIFEMKAEQSMFRPQDESFGQYYAANKQLVNLAFGFKNKLFEKINLLSGFRTDFNNLDQNKINPTSENLLSYDYWDLYHISSGIEWFGPRFNVIAGIVADMGFSKGDPQLVNLTARPYQEIGDINYNTKATYLQFNLVFGITYHFKDRTQL